One window from the genome of Oryza glaberrima chromosome 3, OglaRS2, whole genome shotgun sequence encodes:
- the LOC127765612 gene encoding transcription factor LUX-like, which translates to MLQRNLPNLSLRISPPAVSSAAAPVSSGTPTTAARTTLPTGVITDAEGGGEVAAFFGNPSSGSEPPGLSLGLGPTTPAHADAGGGRHGDHHLQPQGCAPFKRAAARASQLPAGSKRSVRAPRMRWTTALHARFVHAVELLGGHERATPKSVLELMNVKDLTLAHVKSHLQMYRTVKSTDRSSHIASGEAQLQQQAGMEAAAGGGGDGGGGGVVLPMMPACDDMVGICSSPAPPAAATSSAAAYFLCATTTSTATAPLAVVPSPPAPTIPTRRTDQTPVLEKGVAIVDSLHRCQKHNYSPVLQDALHQGAEEDHLITGNLPMGGASAQASIEAMATTNSSSPASSSPSLASLEQLLPEDSFAPNLEISLGRQNWNMDHPEELSLKYL; encoded by the exons ATGCTGCAAAGGAACCTGCCGAATCTCTCCCTCCGGATAAGCCCTCCGGCcgtctcgtcggcggcggcgccggtatCCTCCGGAacaccgacgacggcggcgaggacgactcTGCCGACCGGAGTGATTACAGACGCAGAAGGAGGAGGCGAAGTAGCAGCGTTCTTTGGAAACCCTAGCTCCGGCAGCGAGCCCCCCGGTCTGAGCCTGGGGCTCGggccgacgacgccggcgcacgcggacgccggcggcggccgccatggcgaCCACCACCTGCAGCCGCAGGGGTGCGCGCCGTTCAAGCGCGCGGCGGCCAGGGCGTCCCAGCTGCCGGCGGGCTCGAAGCGGAGCGTCCGCGCGCCGCGGATGCGATGGACCACCGCGCTCCACGCCCGCTTCGTGCACGCCGTCGAGCTCCTCGGCGGCCACGAGA gAGCGACGCCGAAGTCGGTGCTGGAGCTGATGAACGTGAAGGATCTGACACTGGCGCATGTCAAGAGTCACCTCCAG ATGTATAGGACAGTGAAGAGCACAGACAGATCATCCCACATTGCCTCAG GAGAggcgcagctgcagcagcaggcagGAATGGaggcggcagctggaggaggaggagatggtggtggtggtggggtggtgCTACCGATGATGCCGGCATGTGACGACATGGTTGGGATCTGTAGCTCCCCTGCGCCGCCTGCCGCAGCGACTAGTTCCGCTGCTGCCTACTTCCTctgcgcgacgacgacgtcaaCAGCAACTGCTCCACTGGCAGTAGTGCCATCGCCTCCTGCTCCAACCATTCCCACAAG GAGGACTGACCAAACGCCAGTGCTGGAAAAGGGTGTCGCGATTGTTGACTCGTTGCACCGGTGTCAGAAGCATAACTACTCACCAGTGCTTCAAGATGCTCTTCATCAG GGAGCTGAAGAAGATCATCTTATTACCGGGAACCTACCAATGGGAGGAGCATCAGCACAAGCGAGCATTGAGGCCATGGCGACTACCAACTCTTCAAGCCCTGCAAGCTCATCTCCATCACTTGCAAGCCTGGAGCAGCTGCTGCCTGAAGACTCGTTTGCGCCCAACCTGGAGATCTCCCTCGGGAGACAGAACTGGAACATGGACCATCCTGAAGAACTCAGCCTGAAATACCTGtga
- the LOC127767534 gene encoding uncharacterized protein LOC127767534 has translation MAGLVGVWLGEFAKMGRGAASAADAGVGRRAQSEGESCKSKVGDGVVQEITTRTRDSSILLSDSEATVCMLMDRFAPA, from the coding sequence ATGGCGGGCCTGGTTGGAGTTTGGCTGGGGGAGTTCGCCAAGATGGGCCGGggggcggcatcggcggccgACGCCGGGGTCGGCCGGCGAGCTCAGAGCGAAGGGGAGAGCTGCAAGAGTAAGGTTGGTGATGGTGTTGTGCAGGAGATCACGACGAGGACGAGGGACAGCAGCATCCTCCTCTCCGACTCCGAGGCCACCGTGTGCATGCTCATGGACCGCTTCGCCCCTGCCTGA